The genomic DNA CTgcaaaaacattttgctttttcaTAACTACTTGATGCTATTTGATGACACACGAGATTCCTTGGACAGTGAGTTTAATTTGCTAAACCTACATGACTGCAGAACCATACACAATCACGCTGACGCTCTGATTATCACATTCGTTAGCAGAATTTATTGCACGTTTTCTCTTATACTTTGCACGACTCTAAATCAACACCCATACGCGCCACGCTTGTTTACATTTTATAGTCACACtaccttttaaacaaaaatttatttcacgTTCTACTCACGTTATAGATCCGAATCAACACACATTCTCACCATAGTTGCAAAAGCTTTACTTCACTTTCTACTTTTTATTTTACAcgattttaaataataatataataataaaaacactcTCCCCAGAATCGAATTCGCACTCATATTCACATTGCATCTGTGGCAGATGTTCTTATTTCACGTTCTTCTTTCTATTCTCCTTTGTTTAGACTCCAAACAAAAACACAATCGCGCCCACGCTCACGAACACATTCTTGTTTTAGTAGATGGCGGTTAGGTCACGTTCATGTTTTCACTAAACGGGGGTTTCACGTGCCAACAAGCCATGCAGACTTAAATATGGTTATCTGTTGAACTTAATTATATTATAAAAAGCAAGTCAGTGTTTGTTGACTCCCGCAATCAGTGCTATACTAAATACACACCAAGTCGAATGCGGATAAATCATTGTAAAGCTTAAataataaacagtgaaaaaacacatgaaaatttCAGTATACCTTGCAACAACTTCAGCCAGCTACGTATATGTAactaaaacagaacaaaatatTCTATCTGAATCTAAGATCTCTGAATCTTAGATTTTATTGTATACTTTCTCTAAACTTTTTACTTGAAATATTTGGATAATAACGtccaagtttatttatttttcagcaGGTGTTTCTCTTTGCGTGTACTTtacaactaaaaaaaattaacacgtGTTCAGTATATATCTGGTTTTTTCGCGCCAACACTTCCCGTACCTCTGGgaaactagcctgcgagcaagctctccggggtgctctggcggcggggcgggaaaaggaactACGTCTctgaaatttgaattccacatccaattcccctgtggctcccgcCAAACAGCGCGAAGCAGAAACAAGGgtgaatgtaaacaaatacagaaaaataCGTGCCTAGgttaatgacgtcattactaatgtcatctccgccaatcagcatttcgcacgCTTGGGCTACTCTacgttaaaaagctaaaacttgtcttcgCAGCCATTGAATTCCAAACCTAAGGgtctagattttttttttaagactatatttaggcttTGAAACTGTTTCGTGTTGTCTGTTGCAACGAAtgacaaggatggacatggattgaaacttgaaaaagttgggccatcatcatcatcatcatcatcatcatcatcatcatcatcatcatcatcatcgtcgtcgtcgtcgtcgtcgtcgtcttcatcatcatcatcagagtTTTTATTCACTCTTGACAGAGGAACCCCTCCCTGGATCGATCGCACAGGTGTCTGGACTTAGCTAATCTTGACCATGAGGGTCCGATCCGTTTGGTGAGATCGTCTCTCCATCTTGTTTTTGGGCGACCCTGTTTTCTGGTCCAGTCTATTGGGGTCCACTCTGTTGCTCTGATAGGGTATATgtcaattaataataattaactttaaaaacttCAGTGATAACACAGGTACCTATAAAGCTCCTTTCCTTTCTGTTCAACGAGTCTTCGGGCAATCTAATACTGTGCCAAAGGAAAAATATTGGTTTATTAAAGACAACATTCTTTTACGAGCTGTATATTCCGTTACATTACCGAAGAGAATTCTTACGTAGTGATCGTCCCGTGCAGGATAATATATAAAGACAGtattggattccggattccaagcactggaatccagattccaggtaTTGGTATTTCAGTGGAacttgaattccggattccaatcgttagtgggattctaGCTTCTTGGAGCTGAATCCctgattccaaagcccaggattccggattcacaagcaaaaattgaTCGCATTCTGGGGAGATAGTGAGCAATTAACTTGACGTCTTCTATCATGTTTCAGGGCAGATACCGACGAATCTGAAACAGAGTCTTTCAAAGCCACCGTGACGTACGATGGGAATGTCACGTGGCTGGTACCAAAGGTTACCAAGAGTTCCTGTCAAATAAGTGTTGAGCACTTTCCCTTGGATGAGCAGGTTTGTTTATGTGACTTTCTCTTAGTTACAATGTATCTTCTTCCTTTGATTTCACTTCATTAAGGCAAAACCttgttccttttgtttgttgCCAGTTGGCATTCTCTTAATTTATCGTATTTATCGCCGGGgttggaggggggaggggaggatttggggctaaacaaggtgaaatttagccgatccgcccttgaatgttacttcacttcagtgatcccccctaataacttttgatgactttcgcgatcccccccgcccccccctcATTAATAATGAACGGTCCTTAAGTCCATTTATAGCTCGCCCCATAGAGaggcagtcttggattctgcatTCTGGATTCTAGGCCGTGGATTCGGGATTCCTTGTCAGAGGAActtggattccgaattccaatgGTTagcaggattccggattccttgagctaaattacggattccaaagcccaggattacggattccacaaacaaaattttccgAATTccggattttaaagcaaaaaaattccCTGGTTCccttccggaatccggaatacctTACATGAGCCGATCTAGCATAATCGAGTTATCACTTTAGGGTTTACTCCTTCTATATGGATAGCTGAAATTAAGCCAGTCTTAACAATTGTAATATTTTTAGATGTGCAAATTAACGTTTGGCTCATGGAACTATGACATTACGAAGCTCAACATCTCCGCTGCCAGTCGGACTGTCTTCACAAGCGAGTACATCCCCAATGGAGAATGGGTTCTGATCAGTGCGCGCTCTGAAAGTAGCCTTATGTCACATCTCTGCTGCAAAAACATGGTGTCTGGGGTATCTTACGTGCTCCATATCAGGCGTCTTCCGCTGTTTTATGTCACAAATTTCATCATACCGTGTGCGCTTATATCTGTTCTGACACTCCTGGTGTTTCTCATGCCTGAAGGTTAGACACGCTGCTTTAATATTGTAAATTAGTTTTTCAGTCTGAGATGATAAGGATTATAAGTGATTATCCTAAAGGGATTCTTAAACTGGTGTTTCAAACGATATTGAGTCACACAGCACGTTGATCTAAGGAATCAGTAGTGAATTATATGCGGCTTTTGATTTAACAGAGCAACACTACTGGTGGCCTGGGAACTAGACATCAGGCATCCAGAGTGAGCGTGTTACGTCAGCTTTGACAAAGATGATCGGAGCTGGAAGTGTTAACAATTTACCTTCATTTCCGAAcgacatatttttttttacacaatttAAGCTCCTCACGTAGTTATTCCATCCCAAGGAGGGTCGTCGCCCAGCTGTCTGTTTTTCTGACGGTTCTATTCTATGCTTTCGGCCAGTCAGCCATTTATTTTAAtactcagtcagtcagtcagtcagtcagtcagtcagtcagtcagtcagtcagtcagtcagtcagtcagtcaaagACTCAGCTGGCCACTCAGAAAGTTCACGGTCAATTGGCTAATAATTCGAACGGTAAATATTACCCTCCCGACGAGTAACACACAGAAAAGCAGTCAGTTAAATTCTACTGGTGATCAAACGTTTCTGTCTGCCTTCATCTGTAGTATATTTTCTTCGTTGTGTTAAATTCAGACACTGGTGAACGAATGGCAGTGGGAGTCACAATTCTTTTATCCCTTGCTGTATTTTTCTTGATGGTGGAAGAGAAAATGCCCGTTTCAGAGGACCTTCCGTTGATTGGTAAATACTACAGTTGCACCATAATAGAGGTATCAGTATCTCTAGCTGCCATGTGTTATGTACTGCGCTATGTACACCATAGGTCTGGTCCATTGCCTCACTGGAGAAAGGTCAGTAAAACACTAAAATTTAAGATTCGGCCCATGCAAGGGAATCCAAgtcagtcttggattctggattccacctgtggattccggattccatgaaCTGGATTCCAAGTTTTTTGCCTGTGGAACTTggatcgttagtgggattccggattccttgttctgtattctggattcccaAGGCTTGCATTCCGGATTCCCCAACTCAAATTTCCCccattccggaatccggattcctttacatggggcgacaAAATGTTCTCATCTTACTCATCTAATCAGCTGAAGCCATTTAACGACTTGGGATTCCGACCTGACTTGCAGAAGCGCATCAGTTGAACTAACCATTCGATAATCGCTACGTGACAAACTGGAGATCAGAGAGGAGTTTTTAGTTCGTAAACTACCCCGTGATAATGAAAATTAAGATGAATTTGGTTTTGTAACACGATTGATAAGTGAGATAGTTTTTTATGTTATCCGAAAGAAATTGTCTGTTACTTATTTCAATACCTTCAAAGTGGAGCCCGTTTACGAACTAAACTCTATAACTATAATCGGCCGGTTTTTAATATCCGCCCATCCCTCACACGACTTTCCCTTCTCCCTCCTGAATCGGGCCCAGATTTAACTCCCAACTGTTGTTATAGTTGTTTAAACCTTCCTTGGTGGGAGGAAGGGGTGgatggagggggtggggggggaggaAGATGCGTTTTCAGGGCTCCTTTTTCTCGATGAACACCAACCTTTTCATTAGAAGGCCAGCAATTTGAGTTCAATAAACGTGGCAATATGCAAATTATTGCAAATTAAAGAATGATTTCACACTTTTGAGAGACTtaattgttttcaagaaaattcaTTGTTACATTCACTCGACCATTCGACTGACAAAGCAGGCTTTTCGTCCGAAATTCACGAAAGGCCTTTTTTGTTTGCCAGAAATACATTCTAGGTTTTTTGGCGCGGGTAGTTTTTTACAACACCGGACACACAGAAACGCGTGAAAACAAGGCACCGAGGGCACAACTACAACTGGACACTCGAGGTTCCCGAGCGACCGAAGAAGAAGGCCGGACAAAAGCAAGGATTACcatgaaaaagtggaaaaatcgTAAGATGAGGGACTTTTTAGCTCATAGATTTACCGGTATTTTCTATCTCCAGACTATAGAATGCAACTGGCATGGCAACAGCAATTGTTTTATGGGGAGGAGGCCTGACGAATGCTTTGTTGCCACCCCTCCCCTGCTTCTTCTTACCCCTACTCCATTCGTATTTACCAAGATCTCTTTCTCCTTTATAATTTCTATCCACAAACGCAGCCATGCACTGGCAAGATTCCTGGGTCCTCACGGCTGTAGAGTGGGCATAATCAGTGTTTTGAGTGTAGTTTTTTTTCAGGTTGGTGTTATGCGAAAACATAAATAGCGATTGTGGTACCTTCCATGCACTGACTTCGTTCTAGAAATCTATAACCCTTCTTGTACCTAACAAAcctctttttttactttttctttttttgttcactCAGCAACGATTCCAAAACAGAAATCCGACCTCCCAGTAGCCGAGTCTCGAGCGGTCAAAATTCTCGCGGAAAACGTTAAGGAAAATGACAAGACGGATGAAATACACGAACAATGGCTGCTAGCGGCGAATGTTCTTAACAGGTTCTTCATTTGGCTGTTTCTTATCGCAGTTATCATCACTATTATAGCTGTGTTTACTGAGGATACAAGGAGACTTGAAACTTAGATATCACTGAACCCAGGTTGAAATTTCAATGGATTTGATCGAGAGGCGATCGACGTTTTGACTGAAAGATGAGAAACGAAAGAACGAtggaaagtttttttcttacagCAGCCGCGGAGCATTACGCaaagattttaaattttccCGCAGAAGATCTCACTAGGGTAGAAAGAccgatttttcattttttttaaaatgcacgtCAAGTCAGATTGGGATGAtgtagcctacgtgtagccgcaccctcccccgacaaaggaaaaacggagagaGGGAAGAAAGCAATCTCGCCGCCATTTTGGCATGTGCGTGTGTGTTTTACATTTAAACCAATGAGCGCCTCCGACAGAAATGATCGAACGGGCAGCCAATGGAAACTATTATATATTTTCTCGCAAAAGGAGTGACGTCACATAACACGATTCGTGCCAGCCTCTCGCAGACGCTCCCTCTCTTCGTTGTTCCTTTGtcggggggagggtgcggctacacgtaggctaggGATGATGCAGTGACACAGATGGATGGTGAAAGGGAATTAACACTTACATTTAAGAAGTTATGTTGATTCAAGCCGATCGTGTCATTAAGTGATATCAACACTCCGACACAATACCTTGTAAAATTACACTGTTGTAGACCCATGTATTTGTTGACGTCAGATTCCggttgtaagcccctgtaagcCCCATCACTGCGATGAGACTTCGGAAATCCTTTACTTTCCCCTTACAAATGTAACTCATACAGGCCCAAGGCTTAAAACCAAAAACCAGAGTATACCTTCACTTTATAGAGGAGAATGTACTACGAGTTAAGGTAACCGTGGGGTTGggtaaagggggggggggggggtaggtgtACTATGCTAGGACAGCACTTAACTGATAGGTATGCTTATGCTTGGAAATATGTGGAGACCTGAGTAATTCATACTTTGTGAGAAATGATacccaaagggaaaatgctttggtctttatcaaattctctcaactgcttctttaacaaaaataaaggaaatcagTTTGAAAATTTGTATTTCGATACTGGGCCAGGCGTTTAGCTGAGAACTCAAAGTAGACTTAGAACATACAACCTGATAATGAACGTTCTGTTAATTCCAAAAATTAACTTACAGAGGACATAAAACATTGAAGCAAGAGGAATCTTTGCATTGAAGAGATGAAAAATAACTAACCGACATTAGGCAATTACCTTCTATAAACCTCTTCAATTTGTACAGGTGCAATATTTAATAATTTCATAAATAACTACAATACAGCCTTAAATAAATAACTCATATTTTACAAACACACTTCATAATAAAGTAATAATTCCCTAAATTAAGACCAGACAGCaattaaataactaaaaatgtAATATTCTACTATTCCTTTTTTCATGCGTAACGATCAAATAGTAGGTAGCGTATTTCCTTAACCTTTATTTTAACCCGTAGGCGTGACTGGAAAAGAAAATCGACttaacgaaaagaaaaaaaatctgcccttttttttgtcaaagtGTCTCACAAAGGGCGAAGGGAGGGTATGTGGGGCAAAAAGGGTAATGGAAGGGAACGGCGAAGGGTAGGGTTACGAAAAGGTCTTCCGTATAAACGCGATACGATTCAGTCATTGCTCAGCACCGAATAAACAATACACAGATTCAGCGCAGCCTACACCAAAATTATCACAATTTTTAGACACTTCTTCCATCTCTTAACAGCCGGCACTAAAGACAGCATACACGtcaccaacaaaaacaaacattcaaAAAAGACCAATAAAAAGTTACGAATTCC from Porites lutea chromosome 6, jaPorLute2.1, whole genome shotgun sequence includes the following:
- the LOC140940321 gene encoding neuronal acetylcholine receptor subunit alpha-9-like; its protein translation is MYIHAKIYSAWLILILEGLTRCSGQEGELTRFLLNTTHYNNKFRPVKDDNTTVNVEHSLILQRIVKVEEKYLRIALDVIIKMQWRDENLKWNFSHFGGIKQINLGKTDIWTPQIILYNRADTDESETESFKATVTYDGNVTWLVPKVTKSSCQISVEHFPLDEQMCKLTFGSWNYDITKLNISAASRTVFTSEYIPNGEWVLISARSESSLMSHLCCKNMVSGVSYVLHIRRLPLFYVTNFIIPCALISVLTLLVFLMPEDTGERMAVGVTILLSLAVFFLMVEEKMPVSEDLPLIGKYYSCTIIEVSVSLAAMCYVLRYVHHRSGPLPHWRKKYILGFLARVVFYNTGHTETRENKAPRAQLQLDTRGSRATEEEGRTKARITMKKWKNPTIPKQKSDLPVAESRAVKILAENVKENDKTDEIHEQWLLAANVLNRFFIWLFLIAVIITIIAVFTEDTRRLET